A genome region from Akkermansiaceae bacterium includes the following:
- a CDS encoding class I SAM-dependent methyltransferase yields MKSVNWTQYAQVYDLMTEVNPAYQELLGEFETFLGKSGLQAGQVLADLGAGTGNFSTLAARSISGLEVIHIDGDPMMNALAKTKDGGGKMRIQEGDLAELNIGKAAYDAVVSVHALYTLSQPKEFLAKIAKGLKPGGKAFLCDLGRVLDIADWRRFLMRKLIEERGLLQAGAIAWRGRKVASENRRIASCQIDGRYWTHSHEEFREAVEQAGMNILESREAYRGYSDLVIAERRER; encoded by the coding sequence ATGAAATCAGTAAATTGGACTCAATATGCGCAGGTGTATGATCTCATGACGGAGGTCAATCCCGCCTATCAGGAACTCCTTGGTGAGTTCGAAACGTTCCTTGGCAAGAGCGGGTTGCAGGCAGGGCAAGTGCTGGCAGATCTCGGAGCCGGGACTGGCAATTTTTCAACGCTGGCTGCTCGCTCGATTTCCGGTCTTGAGGTCATCCATATTGATGGAGATCCCATGATGAACGCTTTGGCAAAGACCAAGGATGGAGGTGGGAAAATGCGGATTCAAGAGGGAGATCTTGCCGAACTGAATATTGGGAAAGCCGCTTACGATGCGGTGGTTTCGGTACATGCGCTTTACACGCTTTCACAGCCAAAGGAGTTTCTAGCGAAGATCGCCAAGGGTTTGAAGCCAGGAGGAAAGGCGTTCCTATGTGATCTGGGAAGAGTTCTGGATATCGCTGACTGGCGAAGGTTCCTGATGCGCAAGCTGATCGAGGAAAGAGGCTTGCTTCAAGCAGGAGCCATTGCGTGGCGTGGACGGAAAGTAGCATCTGAGAATCGACGAATCGCGAGTTGCCAAATTGATGGGCGCTATTGGACGCATTCACATGAGGAGTTCAGAGAAGCTGTCGAACAGGCCGGGATGAATATTCTGGAAAGTCGCGAAGCGTATCGTGGCTACAGCGACCTGGTGATTGCGGAGAGGAGAGAGAGATGA
- a CDS encoding ABC transporter permease, translating into MPWLITRRMAGAHLGKVVAAGVGVTAGFVLALAQVGMMLGWIETSTLGVSRAEADLWVVGEKSPAFDYGSPIPRQRLYQARSVEGVAWAEPLFMAWTVWKRPDGRQVNIEMVGVDRGLVGGPERMEAGRLRDVMREKSVVVDAMYLDLLGVEKVGDRHEIQGRRADVVGISEGVRTFTASPFVFTSIEDAIRYDQRYRHDEITYVMVKCEPGVAVDVVAERLRRMLPSGEVLTAEAFRLRSARYWMVETGIGFSVVVTALLGVVIGGLVVSQTLFGLLQDHRPHYATMLALGFRERTLAMVVMFQAVGLWVVGAVGGLGVFLALKVVAESSPVPLRMTFPVLAGLWLVQLATCLGAGKWVLAKVRKLDPVTVFS; encoded by the coding sequence ATGCCGTGGCTCATCACACGCCGGATGGCTGGCGCACATCTGGGGAAAGTCGTGGCGGCGGGTGTGGGAGTGACGGCGGGGTTCGTGCTGGCGCTAGCGCAGGTGGGCATGATGCTGGGGTGGATCGAGACTTCGACACTGGGAGTCAGTCGCGCCGAGGCAGACCTCTGGGTGGTGGGTGAGAAATCGCCGGCCTTCGATTACGGAAGTCCTATTCCCAGACAAAGACTCTATCAGGCGCGCTCGGTGGAGGGTGTGGCTTGGGCGGAGCCGCTCTTCATGGCGTGGACGGTGTGGAAGAGGCCGGATGGGCGGCAGGTGAACATCGAGATGGTGGGCGTGGACCGCGGGCTGGTTGGTGGCCCTGAGAGGATGGAAGCGGGAAGGCTGAGGGATGTGATGCGGGAGAAGTCAGTGGTGGTGGATGCGATGTATCTTGATCTGTTGGGCGTGGAGAAGGTCGGCGACCGACACGAGATTCAGGGTAGGCGGGCGGATGTGGTGGGGATCAGTGAAGGGGTGCGGACTTTCACGGCATCGCCTTTTGTTTTCACCTCGATCGAGGATGCGATCCGATACGACCAGCGCTACAGGCACGATGAGATCACCTACGTGATGGTGAAATGTGAGCCTGGTGTGGCGGTGGACGTGGTGGCAGAGCGGTTGCGGCGCATGCTGCCTTCCGGCGAGGTGCTGACTGCTGAGGCGTTCCGTCTTCGTTCGGCGCGGTATTGGATGGTGGAAACAGGGATCGGTTTCTCCGTGGTGGTGACGGCGCTGCTGGGTGTGGTGATCGGTGGGTTGGTGGTCAGTCAGACGCTTTTCGGATTATTGCAGGATCACCGTCCGCATTATGCGACGATGCTGGCACTGGGTTTCCGTGAGCGAACGCTGGCGATGGTGGTGATGTTTCAGGCAGTGGGGCTGTGGGTGGTGGGCGCGGTGGGTGGCCTGGGGGTTTTCCTGGCCTTGAAGGTGGTGGCGGAGTCGTCGCCGGTGCCGCTGCGGATGACTTTTCCGGTTCTGGCGGGATTGTGGTTGGTGCAGTTGGCGACCTGCCTGGGGGCTGGCAAGTGGGTGCTTGCGAAGGTGCGAAAACTGGATCCTGTAACGGTTTTTTCCTGA
- a CDS encoding pyridoxal phosphate-dependent aminotransferase family protein gives MSKTKNQIAHQALKGSVLHYLRQHGVGAVQRTRPYLDWCERRECNDVFPFQRTSEALPGRQIIVDGADHLGPILNFSSQDYLGLASDPRMGEAAARAVRDFGVHSAGSPAFCGSTRISRDLEAMIAEIVGGEEAMVYATGWAAGYGVLVGMIREDDVLLMDALSHNCIQEGARACGAEVRKFRHNDLDQVSEMLAEIRAERPDRGIFVVAESLYSMDSDSPDLGVLLDLCEKHQAISILDVAHDFGSMGNHGRGLLDSVEGRLPDVVLGSFSKTFAANGGFAVGKREVIHYLRFYAPSSLFSNAISPMQSGVAMEAFRIAFSDEGEELRELLNTRVNLLRNAMNEKGLQVHGDASPICPVFVGDEGLARLTSKHVAELGMAANLVEFPAVARGKARFRFQVMASHEEGDVRRAAEIMAEAKRRAEEELNGAEAD, from the coding sequence ATGAGCAAAACGAAAAATCAAATAGCGCATCAGGCGTTGAAGGGGTCAGTGCTTCACTACCTGCGTCAGCATGGGGTTGGAGCAGTGCAGCGAACTCGCCCGTATCTTGACTGGTGTGAGAGACGTGAGTGTAACGATGTATTTCCATTTCAACGAACATCCGAGGCGCTACCCGGGCGTCAGATTATCGTTGATGGTGCGGATCATCTGGGTCCGATCCTGAACTTCAGTTCACAGGACTACCTCGGATTGGCGAGTGATCCACGAATGGGGGAGGCTGCCGCGCGGGCGGTTCGTGATTTTGGTGTGCACAGCGCGGGTTCCCCGGCTTTCTGTGGCAGCACGCGGATATCGCGGGACCTTGAGGCGATGATTGCCGAGATCGTCGGTGGTGAGGAGGCGATGGTCTATGCCACAGGTTGGGCGGCGGGATATGGGGTGTTGGTCGGAATGATCCGTGAGGACGATGTGTTGCTAATGGACGCTCTGTCTCACAACTGCATTCAGGAAGGGGCGCGAGCCTGTGGTGCGGAAGTGCGGAAGTTTCGACATAACGATCTTGATCAGGTCTCGGAGATGCTTGCGGAGATTCGCGCTGAGCGACCGGATCGCGGTATTTTCGTGGTGGCTGAGAGTCTCTATTCGATGGATAGCGACTCACCTGATCTTGGGGTTCTTCTTGACCTGTGCGAAAAACATCAGGCGATTTCCATTCTCGATGTGGCCCATGATTTCGGGAGTATGGGAAACCATGGACGCGGGCTACTCGACAGTGTGGAAGGGCGCTTGCCGGACGTTGTCCTAGGTTCATTCAGCAAAACCTTTGCAGCGAATGGTGGCTTCGCAGTAGGGAAGAGGGAGGTGATTCACTATCTCCGGTTCTATGCTCCTTCGAGCCTCTTCAGCAACGCCATCTCTCCGATGCAGAGCGGTGTGGCGATGGAGGCTTTCCGGATTGCGTTTTCGGATGAGGGAGAAGAGCTGCGGGAGTTGCTGAATACTCGTGTCAATCTCCTGCGGAACGCGATGAACGAGAAAGGACTGCAGGTCCATGGGGATGCCTCACCGATCTGTCCTGTCTTCGTTGGCGACGAGGGCTTGGCGCGACTGACCTCGAAGCACGTGGCCGAACTAGGCATGGCAGCCAACCTCGTCGAGTTCCCGGCAGTAGCACGCGGCAAGGCAAGGTTCCGTTTCCAAGTGATGGCGAGTCATGAGGAGGGAGATGTGCGGAGGGCTGCGGAAATCATGGCGGAAGCAAAACGAAGAGCGGAGGAGGAACTGAATGGAGCTGAAGCCGACTGA
- a CDS encoding efflux RND transporter periplasmic adaptor subunit, which produces MNMTIVKRLILGVAWIWICSGCSEERSKENFETQVSQVHAPGYVEPEGRMRRLSFADSGVIGILKVDVGDMIQKGEILAQLESAVEEARVEESRAALSRAEAKLALLQAGAHPQRIKALRAEVEEARADYQYREDEAERLESLFAEDGISLKEMDLARHEVLLASARLEKCRARLEEALNMVRSEDLAVAQADVTAEKVALKLAEEQLERRALRAPSAGRVLEVFLREGERTENGPMILFAPEGPLMVRAEVDEGFVGLVRPGQRASVMMPGSDGANVQGVVSKVKPVMGEKRVFTREAHERLDIQVFEVFVELPDSEVNKWQFGMEVEVVIEIGGAS; this is translated from the coding sequence ATGAATATGACAATCGTGAAAAGATTGATCCTTGGTGTTGCGTGGATTTGGATTTGCTCCGGCTGCAGCGAGGAGCGGAGCAAAGAGAATTTCGAGACGCAGGTGAGTCAGGTCCACGCTCCTGGATACGTGGAGCCTGAGGGACGGATGAGGCGTTTGTCGTTTGCCGACAGTGGCGTTATCGGCATCCTGAAGGTTGACGTTGGTGATATGATCCAGAAGGGCGAGATTCTCGCTCAACTTGAATCGGCTGTCGAGGAGGCACGCGTGGAAGAGAGTCGGGCTGCTTTGAGTAGGGCGGAGGCTAAGCTGGCGCTCCTGCAAGCCGGGGCACATCCGCAGCGGATCAAGGCTTTGCGCGCGGAAGTCGAGGAAGCTCGGGCGGATTATCAATACCGTGAAGACGAGGCCGAGAGGTTGGAGAGCCTTTTCGCCGAGGATGGGATCTCTCTGAAGGAGATGGATCTGGCTCGTCACGAGGTGCTGCTTGCCAGCGCCCGGCTGGAGAAATGCCGCGCGAGATTGGAAGAAGCATTGAACATGGTAAGGTCGGAGGATCTTGCCGTGGCCCAGGCCGATGTCACAGCCGAGAAGGTTGCGCTGAAGCTGGCAGAGGAGCAATTGGAGCGCAGGGCGCTGCGGGCTCCAAGTGCCGGACGAGTCCTCGAGGTTTTTCTTCGCGAAGGTGAGCGGACGGAAAATGGGCCGATGATTCTTTTCGCGCCGGAGGGACCGTTGATGGTCCGGGCGGAGGTGGATGAGGGTTTCGTTGGACTGGTGCGGCCTGGCCAGCGGGCCTCGGTGATGATGCCCGGCTCGGATGGAGCGAACGTCCAGGGAGTGGTGTCAAAGGTGAAGCCTGTGATGGGTGAAAAGCGCGTCTTCACCCGTGAGGCCCACGAGAGGCTGGATATTCAGGTTTTCGAGGTTTTTGTGGAACTGCCAGATTCGGAGGTCAACAAGTGGCAGTTTGGCATGGAGGTCGAGGTTGTTATCGAGATTGGGGGGGCGTCATGA
- a CDS encoding ABC transporter ATP-binding protein — MSAALKCESIRHAYGAGPEVLRGVDLNVEESEAVVLVGPSGSGKTTLLSIAGCLLTPSEGVLQVGGAVAQPNNLLEMRRERIGFVFQHAQLLPFLSVRENLEVVAANLGGRSKEATGRIPDLLDRLGMAEHEGKKASVLSGGQRQRVSVARALLGRPKLILADEPTAALGWDLGRVVLELLIGSCREEGCGLLVVTHDTRLLPDFDRVVGIEDGQLQEVKP; from the coding sequence ATGAGTGCTGCCCTGAAATGCGAATCAATCCGCCATGCCTACGGTGCCGGACCGGAGGTGCTGCGCGGTGTGGATCTCAACGTGGAGGAATCGGAGGCGGTGGTGTTGGTCGGTCCGAGTGGTTCGGGCAAGACCACCTTGCTCAGTATCGCGGGTTGTCTGCTGACGCCGAGCGAAGGAGTCCTGCAGGTAGGTGGTGCCGTGGCACAGCCCAACAATCTTTTGGAGATGAGGAGAGAGCGGATTGGCTTCGTTTTTCAGCACGCACAGCTGCTGCCTTTTTTAAGCGTGAGGGAGAATCTGGAAGTGGTGGCGGCGAATCTAGGTGGAAGGAGTAAGGAGGCAACGGGTCGAATCCCGGATCTACTGGATCGACTGGGGATGGCGGAGCACGAAGGTAAGAAGGCATCCGTCCTTAGCGGTGGCCAGCGGCAGCGGGTCTCGGTGGCGCGGGCGCTACTGGGTAGACCGAAGTTGATCCTGGCGGACGAGCCGACGGCGGCGCTCGGCTGGGACCTGGGCCGAGTGGTGCTGGAACTGCTGATCGGCTCATGTCGCGAGGAAGGCTGCGGATTGCTAGTGGTGACTCATGACACCCGGCTGCTTCCGGATTTCGACCGGGTGGTGGGGATCGAGGACGGGCAGTTACAGGAGGTGAAACCATGA